GCCGGCCACAAGCACGACCGCTACCTCACCGACGAGTTGGGCCGCTGGCTGGAGCTGGTGCCGGTCTGCCCGGAGGCCGAGGTCGGCATGGGCATCCCCCGCGAGTCGGTCCACCTGACGGGCGACGCCGCGGCGCCGCGCATGGTCGGCAGCCGCAGCGGCGAGGACTGGACCGAGC
Above is a window of bacterium DNA encoding:
- a CDS encoding DUF523 domain-containing protein, with the protein product MTEHDHDRIRVGVSSCLLGRKVRFDAGHKHDRYLTDELGRWLELVPVCPEAEVGMGIPRESVHLTGDAAAPRMVGSRSGEDWTE